In a genomic window of Aggregatimonas sangjinii:
- a CDS encoding GIY-YIG nuclease family protein, with translation MMGYTYILLCSDGTYYTGSTKELEVRIEQHQNGEGANYTAKRLPVKLIYVEEYQRIDTAFYREKQIQGWSRAKKEALINGKLEKLHDLAECQNKTHYKYYKEKSIS, from the coding sequence ATGATGGGCTATACGTACATATTACTATGTTCGGATGGAACCTATTATACTGGAAGCACCAAAGAGCTGGAAGTTAGAATTGAGCAACATCAGAACGGAGAAGGAGCGAACTACACTGCCAAAAGATTACCGGTCAAGCTAATTTATGTGGAGGAATATCAAAGAATCGACACAGCCTTTTATAGGGAGAAACAGATTCAAGGATGGAGTAGGGCAAAAAAAGAGGCCTTGATAAATGGTAAGTTGGAAAAATTGCATGATTTGGCAGAATGCCAAAATAAAACGCATTATAAATACTATAAGGAAAAAAGTATTAGTTGA